The genomic stretch GTTTTTTACAGCAACTtcctattgttttttaaaattccgaattgtttgtttccgttttcatttcataaaggtcattttcgtgattttaGGAATCCCTCCTACCATTTTTAGCCATTTTTTAGATCGTTTTATAGccttttctattgttttatagCCACTGATATAGTGTTTACAGCAACTTCCTATTGTTTTTTAACATTCCGAATTGTTTGTTTCCGTTTTCTTTCCATAAAggttattttcttgattttgaaAATCCCTCCTCAGATTTTTagccatttttaaatcgttttatagccttttctattgttttatagCCATTGATATAGTTTTTTACAGCTACTTCCTATTGTTTTTTAACATTCCGAATTGTTTGTTAtcgttttcttttcataaaggtcattttcgtgatttttaaagTCCCTCCTCTCTTTTTCAGCcattttctattgttctatagccttttctattgttttatagCCACTGATATAGTTTTTACAGCAACTTCCTATTGTTTTTTAACATTCCGAATTGTTTGTTTccgttttcatttcataaaggtcattttcgtgattttaGGAATCCCTCCTACCATTTTTAGCcatttttagatcgttttaTAGCCTTTTCTATCGTTTTATAGCCACTGATATAGTGTTTACAGCAACTTCCTATTGTTTTTTAACATTCCGAATTGTTTGTTTCCGTTTTCTTTCCATAAAggttattttcttgattttgaaAATCCCTCCTCAGATTTTTagccatttttaaatcgttttatagccttttctattgttttatagCCATTGATATAGTTTTTACAGCTACTTCCTATTGTTTTTTAACATTCCGAATTGTTTGTTAtcgttttcttttcataaaggtcattttcgtgatttttaaagTCCCTCCTCTCTTTTTCAGCcattttctattgttctatagccttttctattgttttatagCCACTGATATAGTTTTTGCAGCAACTTCCTATTGTTTTTTAACATTCCGAATTGTTTGTTTtcgttttcatttcataaaggtcattttcgtgattttaGGAATCCCTCCTCCCATTTTTAGCcatttttagatcgttttatagctttttctaTCGTTTTATAGCCACTGATATAGTGTTTACAGCAACTTCCTATTGTTTTTTAACATTCCGAATTGTTTGTTTCCGTTTTCTTTTCATAAAGgtcattttcgtgatttttaaagTCCCTCCTCTCATTTTCAGCcattttctattgttctatagccttttctattgttttatagCCACTGATATAGTTTTTACAGCAACTTCCTATTGTTTTTTAACATTCCGAATTGTTTGTTTtcgttttcatttcataaaggtcattttcgtgattttaGGAATCCCTCCTCCCATTTTTAGCcatttttagatcgttttaTAGCCTTTTCTATCGTTTTATAGCCACTGATATAGTGTTTACAGCAACTTCCTATTGTTTTTTAACATTCCGAATTGTTTGTTCCCGTTTTCTTTTCATAAAGgtcattttcgtgatttttaaagTCCCTCCTCTCATTTTCAGCcattttctattgttctatagccttttctattgttttatagCCACTGATATAGTTTTTACAGCAACTtcctattgttttttaaaattccgaattgtttgtttccgttttcatttcataaaggTCATTTTCGTGGTTTTAAAAATCCCTTCTCTcattttttgccatttttagatcgttttatagccttttctattgttttatagCTACTGATATAGTTTTTACAGCAACTTCCTATTGCTTTTCAATATTCCGAATTGTTTGTTTtcgttttcatttcataaaggtcattttcgtgattttaGGAATCCCTCCTCCCATTTTTAGCcatttttagatcgttttaTAGCCTTTTCTATCGTTTTATAGCCACTGATATAGTTTTTACAGCAACTTCCTATTGTTTTTTAACATTCCGAATTGTTTGTTTtcgttttcatttcataaaggtcattttcgtgattttgacaATCCCTTCTATAATTTTTAGCCATTTTCTATCGTTCTATAGCCTTTTCTACTGTTCCATAGCCATCGGTGTTGTTTATCGAgcaaatttctattattataagATATTTCGAGTCATTTAATTAATtctgaaaaattcatttagtGATTCTGATAATCCTTTTTGAGAGTTTTAGCcattttctattgttatttTACCATTTGCTTCCTGGTTTTATTTCGCAAATGACTTTTTTATGATTCTAATAATACATTTCGACATTTTTAGCCATTTTTTATAGcgattataaattattatccaACCATTTcccattattattaaaaaattactcaTTTTCTACTGTTTTCAAGCCTTTACACGAACAAAacgaataatttaataatgaataaccCTGTATAATCAAACTATCCCATTTTACCGACAAACTTGTtttgtaaaacataaaataaaaattactttccaCAGAACAAGgtacaaaattaaaactttttattttcgattttacaaaaaatattatataaacattGAACGTCATCTAGTGAAATAAATGATACTAACGTATTAAACAAACAGTTTTCTTCATTCGGATACAATCGCCACCTATTAGTATCAGTCAAAACTAAGTATTTACCGCGACTTAAACGCCATCTTTAGTTTATAATTCAAggtaataaatcaataaaactgGTACTATAatactaatttattaataaataataaatacaattttattaattcgatttatgtttatttaaactTCCTCTGGTTATTATTCTATCGAGGGTCGTATCAGCATTCACACCAGCTAAACCATCGTCAACAGCTTTTCTTTTAGCGATATCGGTGAGTGCTTTGAAGGTATAAGGTTCCCAACAGGCTAAATCTGCTAAAGTTCTtcgatttaataaaatattacaccTCACTAAACCTTCCCTAAAGTTCGTATAACTAATATTATGTTGTTCGCAGCCCGCAGTTACCCTCGTTTCCCACAACTGAAAATGGTACAAGAGAATAATcacattataataattagtaattaCTTACGTTTGCCATGtcctttttcttcaattttcttcctTTTG from Diorhabda sublineata isolate icDioSubl1.1 chromosome 5, icDioSubl1.1, whole genome shotgun sequence encodes the following:
- the LOC130444246 gene encoding 39S ribosomal protein L20, mitochondrial codes for the protein MVFTTVINFVRTRGPDEIWRKRRIFKIAAHFIGRRRNCYSIAVRNVHRALAYATKGRKLKKKDMANLWETRVTAGCEQHNISYTNFREGLVRCNILLNRRTLADLACWEPYTFKALTDIAKRKAVDDGLAGVNADTTLDRIITRGSLNKHKSN